GTTTCATACATACACTGCAGAAAATAACACGTCATATATGATCATGTATATTTCTTTATTGGTTTGTTTGAACACAAGCAGATGTTGTTGCTTCCATGCTTCTGCTGATGTGACCCTCTGTGTCAGCGCTGGCTCAGATCTGTCCAAATATTCACACACCGGTATTTAACATACACGAGTTCAGGCACATTGGCTCCAGGTCATGGAACTGTTTTTATGTTGTCATACATGTTGTTATAGACCTGATGTAAGTCAGAAACAGATTTCATCTGTGTAAAAGAAAAtctctttaaataaataataaaataatgacatTTGTTGATAGTGATTATTGGTTCTGTACTTTAGTTTCATgtgcattcatttttattaaataaagttCAATCACAGCTCAGTGTCCCAgctctttactgtatgttatgagAACATCCTCCTATTAACCATCATTATGTTGGTGAATTATGTAACTATAAAGCTACTTCACTTTCTCTCTGAATTATCTTCATCATAATCATTTAGAGGCAtcacagaaaacatcacatgaTTTACTGTATCTTTGTGTTTAGTCACATATACATGAGCCGCCTCCAGCCCAGAGTCTCTCTACGGCATGTTAGTGTCACAGGATCCAGGCTGCAGAATCCTAAGTGTAACAATGAGTTTAATGGATTTTCTGAACCACGGATAGAAAAACGTATAACTCACAGGATTGATGCAAGAGTTGCTGTACAGCAGCCAAATGGCTGCAGACGTCCCACCTATGGAGCTGATCTCAGTAGCAATGGTGAAAATGTAATATGGAGCTGAGCACAAGAGGAAGACGAGCACCACGACGCCGAGCGTCCGGGCCGCCTTCAGCTCCGCCTTCCGTGGTTTTGGGGCTTCTGAACACGGGAGTGCGACAGCTTCAACCTGCGAGCGCACGGCGCGAGCCTGAGACACGGCCACAACAAACACCCTGACGTACAACAGCGTGACGACAACGAAGGGGCCTAGAAAGGTCACCACGAGGTCAACGGCCACCTGAGCGTACGTGACCGCGACCACACACTCCCCGTAGCAGAAGCTCAAACCGTCCTGCTCTCTGAGGAAGTCCCTGAGGATCCAACAGCTGTgaacagcagaacagaaccagcacagacacacgctgagCTGCACTCGGCCCACAGTCACTTTGGTGGAGTAGAACATGGGCTTACAAACGGCCACGTAGCGGTCCACGGATATCAGAACCAGGTTCCCCACGGAGACGCTGACCAGGAGGTAACCCAAGGAGAAGTTGACAGTGCAGATGAAGTCGCTGAGGAGCCAGCAGCCTCGGTACAGGATGATCTCTATCGGCATCTGCAGCAAACCCACCAGGAGGTCCACGACGGCCAGAGACAGGACCAGCAGGTTGGTGgaggtgtggagctgcctggaagCAACATCAAACAACAAGCTTTAGCTGCGAACCCAAACCGATTAGACATCACGGCAGGAAGCCACTGAGAACGTTCCCAACATGTGGAGGAGTGGGtctctgcctgaagtgggagatagagacgatgaccagcaggttgaggagCACGGTGAGCATGGCGACGAGGGACTGCAGGCTGCAGACGAGCACGGCCTCGGAGCGGGGCTGCAGCGACCTCCTGCAGGAGGCGTTGAGCTGCGGGAGGCAGAGCTCTGCTACCGCCTCCATGATGAGGGGGAGAGGACCACAGCTTCCTGGGCGAAGCAGTTTTATCCCCGTCGCCTTTCACCCTCCCATATGCACATGTCACCAGGGGAGAGATTATGTCATTAAAACGCTTTATTGAACAACTTTATGCAGCcgattcacttcctgtttctgtcccaTGGTCCATTTCCTCACCTTCGTCCTGTAATCAGAGTGGATTCCTTCCACCGGCTGCACCTGCCACATGATCaactctgctctgagctccTGAATGGATGGTTCTGGTTGTTTGGCTTCTGGACATTTGGACTGTTTGTGTAACATATAATTTCTATTCTCCACCTACAGAAGGACTCTTGGTGAGGTCTTACACCTCTGTACATGAGTTGGAGAGCGTTCGGATGTGACAGCTTCAGGGGTTGATCAAACGTGACGTGGCAGAAATGTCTCCAAACGTcgttgctgtttgttgtgaaTGACGGGGAACTTGGCAGCAATTGTTGCTGGTTCTTCAACATCTCTGATTATGATTTTGTCAGGTGAAACAAAGGAAAGCAGGCGTCACAACATTCACACACTTAATTCGTTCCTGAAGCTGCTCCTCATAATTATATTGTAACTTAATGAATTGAATAGATCATGTTTTTTCCCAAACCAAGGAGTGATTGCATCATGTGATAATGATGGAAGTTGACTCTGTCATTCACACCTCTGAGTGTAGTGGAATCAGGAGACACTAATAAAAGCAGGTGTGAAAATGTCTggaccacagacaaacacaagcaggagCAGCTAATTGGACTcactgagatgtgtgtgtgtgtgtgtgtgtgtgtgtgtgtgtgtgtgtgtgtgtgtgtgtgtgtgtgtgtgtgtgtgtgcgtgcgtgtgtgtgcgtgtgtgtgcgtgtgtgtgcgtgtgtgtgtgtgtgtgtgtgtgtgtgtgtgtgtgtgtgtgttcagggtcaCTAACAGAACGCAACCAACATGTGGAGAAAGTTTTCACTGTTGGTTGTCAAGGAATTAATAACGCACGTCAAAGAATTTCTTTCCTTTTATTCTGAGACATTTTCTGTCTGAATCAGAGGTTTTAGACAGCAGCATGTTATAAAGGTGGCAGATGAAGCGTTAAGCAGCGTTCTGGCCTGTAAGGACGACTCTATTAGCAGCTACAGTCACAGATCACTGTGACACTGCAGCGATGGGGGACCTCACGGCCTGAGTCACCACCaccaggtgatgatgatgatgatgatgatgaaaggaAGCACAAAGATGAAAATCAGACCTGGAGATGACCAATAATGAGTATAACCATCACACACTGTCCAGCACAAGAGTAGAACCTGCCCGGCTGCTTCATGCTGTGTTTCACCAGAGCACAAAGAAAGATGAGGGAACAGGCCCAGCTCACACATGCCCACTGGTTGGTCATTCTGTAGCAGTGATGCAGAGGGTCACAGTTACTGCATGGAGCTAGAAGTCATGATTAAGTCTGAACTATTATACAGGATGCACATGAGGTCACAGAGGAGCCAGCAGCTGTCAATGAGCATGATCTGAAACAGCCAGAGGAGGCCGAGAAAGACCTCtgatacagacagaggaggaggaggaagaggaggaagaggaggaggaggaagaggaggaggaggaggaggaggagggtggaagTGTGAAGCAGCTTGGACAAATCCGTCTGGTGACGTGATGATATAATTACACACATGTCGTTCAAACCCTTTCTACCACTAATATGAACTATCAGAGTCGAAACATGCATGAACAGAAACTTTTAGTCGGTCGacagtatattttatttttactctgCTCGACTCCGGTCAAACACGCTTCCTTGACGGCTGTGATCCCAGTGTGTTTACAGCACATTGCACAGAGAGGAGCCAGGCTTCAGGATTTGAAAGGTGGCGATAAGCCTGATAGATTTCCTGAACCAGGGGTATAAAAGCACGTAGatcacagggttcaggcaggagTTGAAGTAAAACAGACAGATTACAAAGGCAGCAGATGAAGCACTTAACAAAGTGCCCATAAGTGCAACACAGTAATATGGACATATGCATAAAACAAAGACTAAGACAACCACACCGAGGCTCACGGCCGCTTTCATCTCAGACTTCTTGACTCTGACCTTCACTGAACACTGGAGAGACACAGACGCGATGTGGGACCTCAGCGCTCGAGCCTGagccacagcaacaacaaacaccctGATGTAGAGAACGATGATGACGGTGATGGGCGCGATGAAGGAACAAATCAGGTTGAGAGTTTGTTCTACAAACTTAACAACGATCACACACTCCCCAGTGCAGGACTTGAAGCGGCCTGGTTCCTTCATGTTGTCAGTCATCACCACCCAGAgcaagcagagggaggagagccaGCACAGCCCGACGCACACTTCAACCCTCCTGTGTGTGACTCTGCTGGAGTAGTGCAGAGGGTGGCAGACGGCCACGTAGCGGTCCACGGACACCAGCACCATGATGCCTATTGAGGTAGAAGTGGTAATAAAGTCCACAGCGCAGTACAGAGTACACATGAGGTCACCGAGGAGCCAGCAGCCGTCGATGAGCATGATCTGAAACAGCCACAGCAGACCCACAACCAGGTCCGACgcggccagagagaggaggaggaggttggtgggggtgtggagctgcctgcagaGGAGAGACGCGTTAGAACCCCACGCAAGCCCGGCAAAGCTGCAAAGCTGCAAAGCTGCAAAGCTGCAAAGCTGCAAAGCTGCAAAGCCGCACACTGAGCGGCGCCTACTTGAAGTGGGcgatggagacgatgaccagcaggttgaggctCACCGTGAGCAGGGAGACGCAGGACGGCAGGATGTAGATCAGCGCCGCGGGAGCTCGGGGACGCTTCGCCTTCCAGCAGGACGTGTTgagctgtgggaagcagagctcagcctcctccatcatcagacGCCGCTCTCTGACTGCACTGCCACTAATGCAGGTCTCGTGTCCCTCCCTTTGAGGTCCCTCCTTCCTTTTTGTTTAATCATAAAGTGTCACCTTTACACATTGGAGCAAataaaggtcacacacactagAGACACAAGTAAGAAACTGAAGGAGCTGAGAATCAAAGCACCAACAGTGACCTGAGGGTCCTGAGATTAACACAAACACCCTAAAGCCTCATTCATGTACATATGTCTGTCACACCAACAGTGGGTGAAAGTCATTTCCTTTCTTCATTTGTGTGAGTCTGTAGGTTCTGGATTAACTACACTTCAGACAAAGCTTTGCAGGTTTGTGCAGCTCAGGTTTGGCCTCCAGACCTGCATGTTGTGTGTCTCTACAGCACGTTGGCCCAGAGGAGTCAGGCTGCAGTATCTGAAGGGTCAGGATGAGTCTAAGAGACCTCCTGAACCAGGGGTAACAGAAGGCGACAGGCGTTGAGCGAATACAAGCAGATGACGAAGGCCGAGGTGCTCATCAGGTCGTCTTTGCTTGAAAGAGAGACACAATAGAAAGGACAGAAACACGGGAGAAACACGGCTACGACCCCCCAGCGTCCTGGCCGCCTTCAGCTCCCATCTCTCAACTCCCAGCTGTGAAACGGCTGCGATGTGAGACCTCAGAGCTCCAGCCTgagtcacagcaacaacaaacactcaATGATGAGCGATGATGGGAGCGACGAAGGAAAAGCTCACATCTgcaactccagctgcatcactgatgatgatgacgcacTCGCCAACGCAGGAGTTGAACCTGCCTGGTTGACTCAGAACATCCATCAGAACCAGAGTCTGGAAGATCACAGAGCAgatccaacacagacacacacacgtggactCTCCTCTGCGTGGCTGTGACGGGGTAACGCAGGGGTCACAGATGGCCACGTAGCGGTCCACTGATATGAGAACCATGGTTCCCACCGAGGTGGAGGAAATGATGTGGTCTAAGTACTGGTAGAGGGAGCACATGAGGTCACCAGGACCCAGCAGCCCTTAATGAGCATGATCTGAAACAACCAGAGGAGGCCGACGAAGAAGTCACAgacggccagagagaggaggaggaggttggtggaggtggagctgcctggaggaagaggacgagcaGTCACATCATTAACAATGCTCAATCACACCCCATGCTGCTGCGGTTTGTCGCATGTACTTGAAGTGTGATGGAGACGGTGAGCAGCAGGTTGAGGAGCACAGTGAACAGagacagggagaacagagggACGGAGGTCAGCGTGGCCTCATAGTGAGGACGCTTGGTCCTGATgcaggaggcgttgaggagctgagggaagcaTCGCTCCGAGTCCTCTGACGCCTCCATCAccacagaagctgctgagctTCCTGTAACCCCTCTACTTCATGGCCTCGCGCTCCTCCcacctctgctcctgcttcgTCTTCCTCCTGACCTGTGGCCTGTCTGGGACGTGACGCTCCTCTCTACTCCTGGAAGCGACTGCAGcaacaaggtcaaaggtcacatgaTGGACTGGCACTGTGTCGACGCAGCATCTACCAGTAGGTTACGCTGATGCTTCTGCTCATGATTGACAGGCACAATAGGCCACACTGACCTCAGCCCAgtccacacatactgtaacagacaCCTTCACCCTTATTTTTTCTATTCCTGTGACTTTTTAACACAAGAAGTTGACATTTTCTGTACTTTCTTCCCATGTGACTCCATTTGTATCAACACCAGAAGAAAAACATCCTCCTGCATCTAATGACTGTCCCATGACTCGCTCTGATGGAGCTGTGATCCCAAAGGGTGCGCTCCAATCAGAGGTGTTAGAAAACATACGTcttcaataataaacatatgaTGCAAAGACAGTGAGAGGAGCAGGAACATGCTCATTAGTAGCAAAGAACCACTAAATGCTAATATTCACGAAATGACAGAGAAATTTGGTTCAGTACAAGCGTTTCCATTTCTGCAGAACAACGCTGATACTTGTTTATTTCTATCGATAAAATGTGATGATATGAAAGAAGACCAtataaagtcaagttattaatggaTCAGCTGCTACATGAGATCTGccccagcagcagaaccacagatGGTGAAGGACCATCTTTGTTATCACAGTTTATTTTAACCCTGACTGTGGTTGCAGTTTAATCAGAGGTAGCTCATTGCAGGCGTCACACTGAGACCGGCCTGAACTATATGCACAGCATTTACACAAgtacaacaaaacagaataccctgaaaaaacaaaagctgctttgtttacattcatgccaaaaaatgtaatgtaaaaatgtgGAAATACTATAAGACACACTTCATTTGGATGATGACAGCTCATGAGAACCCACATTCCAGTGACCCTGAAAATGTTTGTGGTTGAGCTGCAAACCATTAGGTTCCAAATGTGTGCTGACgtttagtttgtctgttcaCATACAGAGAAATAGGCCATGAGGCTCATTAACACAGCGCCTGACTCCCTCCGCTGTACATCACTCGGCCGGAGCGTCAGCAGGGTCTGAAGAGCTCAgcctgaggtcaaaggtcaccacaGACGGCTCAGTTGCCACAGTAAACAGCAGCGGGCGCGTTCCTCAGCAGAGGAGCTTTCCTCATTATCACATAGGTGCCGCTGTCATATTCTTCCTTGCGTTTCTGAAACACAGGCCAGAAAAGTGCAACCCAGttaaaggaggagcaggaaaaagTCAAACTTATTGTCAAAGTAAGTTCCTGAAATAATGGCTTTAGAACTACATGAACTAAAACGATATTTAAAGCTCCATGTTATTCTAGAAAATATCTTCCTGTTCCTAGAGCAGCTCCTGGTTAATGAGACATTCACCCTGAGTCGAACGCAGAGGTGGACGATGACgcagatgcagagcagcagcagagccagcagGGCGATCAGAACCCAGCCCATTGGATCGGGCTGCGGTGCAGGTGaaggcgaaggaggaggagcaggcgtgCAGCCCTTCTCCGCTTCCTCTTGACCTAATAAAACAGCAGAGTTATTTCCTGCCTGTGGTTCAAagccacaaaaaaacacacaaagtagCTACTGATGACTAATACCAGGCTTTTATTCcctgtctgctttgtttgtttaattgtatcagttctggttctggtgttcCTCACAGATACTAGAGCCCGGCTTTAAACCCTGGGCTTTGtgttcttcctgtttctgtgtggttCTCTTCAGGTTCTGCTGGCCCTCTATGGTTCCCCTGGTTCTCCAGGTTCCCCTGGTTCTCCAGGTTCCCCTGGTTCTCCAGGTTCTGCTGGCCCTCTATGGTTCCCCTGGTTCTCCTGGCTCCCTGGTCTCTCTGTACCTTGCAGTAGTGTGGCTGGTTCCCCTCTCCAGGTGTGGTGAAGGCCATCTGCGCTGCTCACGGTGAACTCGCACTCGTACGTCAGGTTCATGTCCTTGGCTTCAACCTGGTTCATGAAGAACAGCCACTTCTTGGGGTTCTCAGGGTTCTGAAGCATCATGTAGATGTTCCTGAGGTGGCAGCTGTTGCTTCCTTTCTGACACAGCACCGTCCTTTTTTTGTCTGCGCTGAGAGTAAGACGTGTGCTGTGAGCATCTGAACACAGTGACACCTGGACCCGTGCAGAACCGCGGCTTCGCTACGTACGGGGACACGACGTTGAGTCGCACGTCTTCAACCTTCTTGATCTCTGCGGTGCATTCGCAGGAGATGGAGGCGGCGCCGTCTGGGCTCACGGTGCGGCTGCGTCTCATAACCACCTCCGTACCACCTGAGCCATAAAAAGAATTCAGCTGCTACTGGCAAAAGCAAACCACAACCCCAACaactgaacagaacagaggggtcgccgcagcatcagcacctcTGAGCCTGTGGTCGCAGCCAAGATTATCAGATcaatacaaatactgtaaaacaacaataaatgcTCCATAGTTCAATATTTATATGAACAActtatttgtattttaatgcAATAAATGAGAAGGGTTTTTCCTCTATTTAGTGGGCTGAGCTGCACTGGTCCTACCGTGGCTTCGGGGGAAGTTGAGGCTCAGGCAGAGGGTGAGGATCAGGTTGAAGCTGGACGCCGTCATCTCAGAGTTCCTCCTGATCTCACGCTGCAAAGAAAAGCCAAACACCTGAAGAGCCGTCCCCAGCGAGCGACACCATCACACGCTCGACGTCTGCGTGGCTCCGGGTGCAGCTGTCGCTCACGCTTGTTTTTGTAGTTTCCGTGGGTGGATCACTTTCCTGTACCCAACGCTCGGCGCGCTGCAGCCACtcatttcttcctttttcaTGAGGCACCACTTCCTGTGCAGTGCGGGATAGTGTTTGATCGCTTCATGTGGGGAAAGTTTGATGGTACAACGCACCAAAACAGTGGTGTGTCATGTTCCCCACCAGCTCAAGAGGAACACTCAAGGAAATGATATTTGATTTCTTATAATAAAATCCTTCACCTTGTTGTGAGTGAGTTACAACCTGATTTAAGTGTCTGTAAAACAATCTTCTCAGTGTCGCGTCTTTGTTCAGAGACTGGGAACTAACGTAAAAGGCggtttgcttttgcttttattgAGGGATCAGGTCTGCGAAACCATTAGACATTAACAGATATTAATACTGGAGAAATATCACTTCCTCTCAGTTCTATATACAATCagggaaaaaaatatttgaacCCCAGCTGATTTTGTGAGTAAGATACACTTTTTTCAAAACAATACCAAGAAAATCCAGAAAAATGCATTTCAaaaatttataaataataaatataatatgaatctataaattattttatgttATGGTTGTGTCTCTCACTGCTCAAATTAAGCACCCATTGAAATTATAGACTGATCATTTCTTTGTTAGTGGGGTTCAAACATTTtgtactgtaaaaatgtaaaattaaaaataaaaaaaagaaaccttcCAGTAGAACCAGGCTGACCTGCCTGGACCGGATGGGGTGAAGGCACAGAGACGGGATAGAACCACAGGCAGGAATAGAATGAAATAAGACACTGGAATAACAAACCTTAAAAAGTGATACGAAGAAAACAGAACGTCACCAGACTTATTACTTGATTCCTCTTTCTATGTGTTTCTGCCAATTTGAAGGATGAATGTAGATTAAATTAGGTTGGGGTCAAGGGTCAAGGTGCTGACTTTACATCATTTTCCCATTCTGGTGGTCGAAGCAAGAAAAGCTGAGATtttgaataaaaacaacagtagaACTTGTAGTGTTTGGTGTTTAAGTCTTTTCCTGAAGCCTGTTTtttcttacagtaaatgatgaaatGTTCTGTGTTCAACCTGTTGTGACGCAACGAAGCTCATGACTCAATAAAACCAACGTTTTTCCTGTGCACATGAACGAAGTGTCAGTAAATTTAAGCCCAACCATCGTTGCGTAGTTTTATCGTGTGGAGTTTGTGATGAAAGAGAATGAGTTAACGACTGCTGTGAACACAGGGTTCGGATCATTGTTGTCGGTGCTCCACCGTCGCATGTCTGGTTCTGATGCTTATCACCTTAACATAGAAATGAAAGAGAACCTTTTTGTTCTGACCTGACTGGAGTCAGCATGATTGtccacatcctgtttttttaCGGTTCGTGCTTCTGTCAgatttctgtgtgtgagtgtgtaattCAGCTGAAAACCACAGACACGATCAGCGTTTACAGCCCGACTTCTCACTGGGGCTCCATTCCACTGATCATCAGATGAGGGTCATCAACCCTCATCTGATGAAATTCTGTTACATTGTTCCAGGTTTGATGATGTGATGAAGTGGTGATCGTTCAGTTTTGGCCGCTCTGCGAGTCGATTGTCCACAAGCTGATCTAAAGGAACTggtttatttgtaattataaGTGTTCATTAAATGTTTCTTTAACGAGAAACAAGAATTCTGAGCATCACAGGCGTCGGAGCAAATCAAAGTGTGAAGCCTTGTTCAGCAGCGGTGGATCCGCCTGCAGGACGTCCagagcagaggccgttccacaGCGACGCCGTTCCGGTTCAGAGACTCAGATCCAGCAGAGACGCTCACCAGACGCTGAATGTGTTGCAGCTCTAGACCATAATTAGGTGACGGGTTGGCGGCTGGAGTCAGGTGTCATATGAGGAGGTGTCTCATGTCTTGGCCC
This genomic interval from Betta splendens chromosome 21, fBetSpl5.4, whole genome shotgun sequence contains the following:
- the LOC114846989 gene encoding trace amine-associated receptor 13c-like — protein: MEAVAELCLPQLNASCRRSLQPRSEAVLVCSLQSLVAMLTVLLNLLVIVSISHFRQLHTSTNLLVLSLAVVDLLVGLLQMPIEIILYRGCWLLSDFICTVNFSLGYLLVSVSVGNLVLISVDRYVAVCKPMFYSTKVTVGRVQLSVCLCWFCSAVHSCWILRDFLREQDGLSFCYGECVVAVTYAQVAVDLVVTFLGPFVVVTLLYVRVFVVAVSQARAVRSQVEAVALPCSEAPKPRKAELKAARTLGVVVLVFLLCSAPYYIFTIATEISSIGGTSAAIWLLYSNSCINPVSYTFFYPWFRKSIKLIVTLRILQPGSCDTNMP
- the LOC114846990 gene encoding trace amine-associated receptor 13c-like encodes the protein MEASEDSERCFPQLLNASCIRTKRPHYEATLTSVPLFSLSLFTVLLNLLLTVSITLQYLDHIISSTSVGTMVLISVDRYVAISSTCWSSSPSPTSSRRRSVCGFAALQLCSFAALQLCSFAGLAWGSNASLLCRQLHTPTNLLLLSLAASDLVVGLLWLFQIMLIDGCWLLGDLMCTLYCAVDFITTSTSIGIMVLVSVDRYVAVCHPLHYSSRVTHRRVEVCVGLCWLSSLCLLWVVMTDNMKEPGRFKSCTGECVIVVKFVEQTLNLICSFIAPITVIIVLYIRVFVVAVAQARALRSHIASVSLQCSVKVRVKKSEMKAAVSLGVVVLVFVLCICPYYCVALMGTLLSASSAAFVICLFYFNSCLNPVIYVLLYPWFRKSIRLIATFQILKPGSSLCNVL
- the LOC114847238 gene encoding uncharacterized protein LOC114847238 — encoded protein: MTASSFNLILTLCLSLNFPRSHGGTEVVMRRSRTVSPDGAASISCECTAEIKKVEDVRLNVVSPADKKRTVLCQKGSNSCHLRNIYMMLQNPENPKKWLFFMNQVEAKDMNLTYECEFTVSSADGLHHTWRGEPATLLQGQEEAEKGCTPAPPPSPSPAPQPDPMGWVLIALLALLLLCICVIVHLCVRLRKRKEEYDSGTYVIMRKAPLLRNAPAAVYCGN